From a single Streptomyces sp. NBC_00377 genomic region:
- a CDS encoding ArnT family glycosyltransferase produces the protein MTTELDQTTTWDTPLGSAPAGPRPDARETAVPAPGSGEPKQPLHRRLWRGRPEDPRWARPAFLALLAATLLLYLYNLSASGYANSFYSAAVQAGSVSWKALFFGSLDAGNAITVDKPPASLWPMALSVRVFGLNTWAILVPEVLMGVGSVAVVYASVRRRFSAGAGLIAGAVLALTPVAALMFRFNNPDAMLALLMAVACYAAARALEDGRTKWLVWAGVAIGFAFLAKTLQAFLILPPLAIVYAVCAPVSVKKRFGQLAVATGALIVSGGWWVAIVELWPAASRPYIGGSQNNSFLELTFGYNGLGRLNGEETGSVGGGGGGGNTGQWGETGWDRMFNSEIGGQISWLLPAALVLLVGGLVATRKLGRSSTTRGLFLVWGGALLITTVVFSYMAGIFHQYYTVALAPYLAAVIGMGAGLLWEKRSEIWASLTLAASVVAAAAWSYVLLNRTPDYLPWLKWLVLVGGLAAALGLIFAGRINRRLALAAASVGLVAALAGPAAYTVSTLQEGHTGSIVTAGPAGASMMGGGPGGRGGFGGGPGGRTQNGNTPNQGQGQNQQGGGTGGFPGGGMPGQNQQNGNGGTQGQGQNQQGGPGGRTGDGGGMNGGGGVGGLLNGASVTDEAKKLLEADSGEYTWAAAAIGAQNAASYQLATGDAVMAIGGFNGTDPSPTLAQFKQYVADGRIHYFISSGSGGGMSGGSDGTSSQITSWVEANFKKVTVGSATFYDLTQKASG, from the coding sequence ATGACCACCGAACTCGATCAGACGACGACCTGGGACACACCGCTGGGCTCGGCGCCGGCCGGCCCGCGCCCCGACGCCCGGGAGACGGCCGTCCCGGCCCCCGGGTCGGGTGAGCCGAAGCAGCCCCTGCACCGCAGGCTGTGGCGCGGCCGCCCCGAGGACCCCCGCTGGGCGCGCCCGGCCTTCCTCGCCCTGCTGGCCGCCACCCTCCTGCTCTACCTGTACAACCTGAGCGCCTCCGGTTACGCCAACTCCTTCTACTCCGCGGCCGTCCAGGCAGGCAGCGTGAGCTGGAAGGCCCTGTTCTTCGGCTCACTGGACGCGGGCAACGCCATCACCGTCGACAAGCCCCCGGCCTCGCTGTGGCCGATGGCGCTGTCGGTCAGGGTCTTCGGCCTGAACACCTGGGCGATCCTGGTTCCCGAGGTACTGATGGGCGTCGGCTCGGTCGCCGTCGTGTATGCCTCGGTGCGCCGCCGGTTCAGTGCCGGGGCCGGCCTGATCGCGGGCGCCGTGCTGGCGCTGACACCCGTCGCGGCGCTGATGTTCCGGTTCAACAACCCGGACGCGATGCTGGCCCTGCTGATGGCCGTGGCCTGCTACGCGGCGGCCCGCGCCCTGGAGGACGGCCGGACGAAGTGGCTGGTGTGGGCCGGGGTCGCGATCGGCTTCGCGTTCCTCGCCAAGACCCTCCAGGCCTTCCTGATCCTGCCGCCGCTCGCGATCGTCTACGCGGTCTGCGCGCCGGTGTCGGTGAAGAAGCGGTTCGGCCAGCTGGCCGTGGCCACGGGCGCGCTGATCGTGTCCGGCGGCTGGTGGGTGGCGATCGTCGAGCTGTGGCCGGCCGCCTCCCGCCCGTACATCGGCGGCTCGCAGAACAACTCCTTCCTGGAGCTGACCTTCGGCTACAACGGTCTCGGGCGCCTCAACGGCGAGGAGACCGGCAGCGTCGGCGGTGGCGGCGGTGGCGGCAACACCGGCCAGTGGGGCGAGACCGGCTGGGACCGGATGTTCAACTCCGAGATCGGCGGCCAGATCTCCTGGCTGCTGCCGGCCGCGCTGGTGCTGCTCGTCGGCGGTCTGGTGGCCACCCGGAAGCTCGGGCGCTCGTCGACGACCCGCGGTCTGTTCCTGGTGTGGGGCGGCGCGCTGCTGATCACCACCGTCGTCTTCAGCTACATGGCGGGCATCTTCCACCAGTACTACACGGTGGCCCTCGCTCCCTACCTCGCGGCCGTGATCGGCATGGGCGCAGGGCTCCTGTGGGAGAAGCGCTCCGAGATCTGGGCCTCGCTCACCCTCGCGGCCTCGGTCGTGGCGGCCGCGGCCTGGAGCTACGTCCTGCTCAACCGCACCCCCGACTACCTGCCCTGGCTGAAGTGGCTGGTCCTGGTCGGCGGACTGGCCGCCGCGCTCGGCCTGATCTTCGCGGGCCGGATCAACCGTCGACTGGCCCTCGCGGCAGCCTCCGTGGGCTTGGTGGCCGCGCTGGCCGGTCCGGCGGCGTACACCGTCAGCACGCTCCAGGAGGGCCACACCGGCTCCATCGTGACCGCCGGTCCGGCCGGCGCGAGCATGATGGGCGGCGGCCCGGGTGGCCGAGGCGGCTTCGGCGGGGGTCCGGGCGGCCGGACCCAGAACGGCAACACGCCGAATCAGGGGCAGGGCCAGAACCAGCAGGGCGGCGGCACGGGCGGTTTCCCCGGCGGCGGAATGCCCGGCCAGAACCAGCAGAACGGCAACGGCGGTACCCAGGGCCAGGGCCAGAACCAGCAGGGCGGCCCGGGCGGTCGGACCGGCGACGGCGGCGGCATGAATGGCGGTGGCGGTGTCGGCGGTCTGCTCAACGGCGCCTCGGTCACCGACGAGGCCAAGAAGCTGCTGGAGGCCGACTCCGGCGAGTACACCTGGGCGGCGGCCGCGATCGGCGCCCAGAACGCCGCGAGCTACCAGCTCGCCACGGGCGACGCGGTGATGGCGATCGGCGGCTTCAACGGCACCGATCCGTCCCCGACGCTGGCGCAGTTCAAGCAGTACGTGGCCGACGGCAGGATCCACTACTTCATCAGCAGTGGCTCCGGCGGCGGCATGAGCGGCGGCAGCGACGGCACATCCTCGCAGATCACCTCCTGGGTCGAGGCCAACTTCAAGAAGGTGACGGTCGGTTCGGCCACCTTCTACGACCTGACGCAGAAGGCGAGCGGCTGA
- a CDS encoding MFS transporter has product MTTPSMARTGAHPQRWLILGVICLAQLTVLLDNTVLNVAIPSLTRELDASTADIQWMINAYSLVQSGLLLTAGSAADRYGRKKMLVAGLALFGTGSLAAGFSETTAQLIAARAGMGVGGALLFTTTLAVVMQVFLPEEQPRAIGIWAAVNSLGFATGPLIGGFVLNHFWWGAIFLVNLPVAALGVVAVVALVPETKDPRGDRPDLPGAFLSTVGMTSLVFAIISGPSHGWTSSRVLLSAGLAVVVLALFAHWERTTPYPMLDLAFFHDRRFTGAVAGTVLVTFGMGGALFLLTQHLQFVLGYGPLEAGLRTAPLALTVVALNFTGASAKLLAGLGGPMSVLVGMVLMATGLVSIATAGSGGYAGTLLGLLLIGAGTAVAGPAMAHAIMSSIPPAKAGVGAGINGTLGEFGNGLGVAVLGAVLNARFAAVSLPVALVAANSASEKARLIESFSSGLETSLLLGASAVLLGGSVAAALLHRAERKDEPPLLATP; this is encoded by the coding sequence ATGACTACGCCCTCCATGGCCCGGACCGGGGCCCACCCCCAGCGCTGGCTGATCCTCGGCGTCATCTGCCTCGCGCAGCTCACCGTGCTGCTCGACAACACCGTTCTGAACGTCGCGATCCCCTCGCTGACCCGGGAACTGGACGCGTCCACCGCCGACATCCAGTGGATGATCAACGCGTACTCGCTCGTGCAGTCCGGTCTGCTGCTCACCGCCGGCAGCGCCGCCGACCGGTACGGCCGTAAGAAGATGCTGGTCGCGGGCCTGGCGCTGTTCGGCACCGGCTCCCTGGCGGCAGGCTTCTCGGAGACGACCGCCCAACTGATCGCGGCGCGGGCGGGCATGGGCGTGGGCGGCGCGTTGCTGTTCACCACCACCCTCGCCGTAGTGATGCAGGTCTTCCTGCCCGAGGAGCAGCCCAGGGCGATCGGCATCTGGGCCGCCGTGAACTCGCTGGGCTTCGCGACCGGCCCGCTCATCGGCGGCTTCGTGCTCAACCACTTCTGGTGGGGCGCGATCTTCCTGGTCAATCTGCCGGTGGCCGCGCTGGGCGTGGTCGCCGTGGTCGCCCTGGTACCGGAGACGAAGGATCCGCGGGGCGACCGTCCGGACCTGCCCGGCGCGTTCCTCTCGACGGTCGGCATGACCTCGCTGGTCTTCGCGATCATCTCCGGCCCGTCGCACGGCTGGACGTCCTCACGGGTCCTGCTGAGCGCGGGGCTGGCGGTCGTCGTCCTCGCGCTGTTCGCCCACTGGGAGAGGACGACCCCGTACCCCATGCTCGACCTGGCGTTCTTCCACGACCGACGGTTCACGGGCGCGGTCGCCGGCACGGTACTGGTGACCTTCGGGATGGGCGGCGCGCTGTTCCTGCTCACCCAGCACCTCCAGTTCGTCCTCGGCTACGGCCCCCTGGAGGCCGGCCTGCGGACCGCGCCGCTGGCCCTGACCGTCGTCGCCCTCAACTTCACCGGAGCGTCGGCGAAGCTGCTGGCCGGGCTGGGTGGGCCGATGTCGGTGCTGGTGGGGATGGTGCTGATGGCGACCGGCCTGGTGTCCATCGCGACGGCGGGCTCCGGCGGTTACGCCGGGACGCTGCTCGGGCTGCTGCTCATCGGCGCGGGCACGGCGGTCGCCGGTCCGGCGATGGCGCACGCGATCATGAGCTCGATCCCGCCGGCGAAGGCGGGGGTGGGCGCGGGGATCAACGGCACCCTCGGGGAGTTCGGCAACGGGCTCGGGGTGGCCGTCCTCGGCGCCGTGCTGAACGCGCGGTTCGCGGCGGTGTCCCTGCCGGTGGCACTGGTGGCGGCGAACTCGGCGTCGGAGAAGGCACGGCTGATCGAATCGTTCTCCTCCGGCTTGGAGACCAGCCTGCTGCTCGGCGCGTCGGCCGTGCTGCTGGGCGGGTCGGTGGCCGCGGCCCTGCTGCACCGGGCGGAGCGCAAGGACGAGCCACCGCTTCTCGCGACTCCCTGA
- a CDS encoding TetR/AcrR family transcriptional regulator, giving the protein MAETARGAAHDSVWLEGKARRRGRGGGQPSGLDRNRITEATVRLLDAEGLAKFSMRRLAAELNVTAMSVYWYVDTKDDLLELALDTAFGELAELLPDPEDENADWREQVRALATAYRGLLVRHPWLSPLAGRYLNIGPNSVAFSRTVQRVVRRTGLPAHGITGAISAVFQFVYGYGTIEGHFFARVADTGLTPDEYFRQAMTATADAPRTAEIIEESKNLMAARGGDTVEEMLARDFAFALDLLIAGIEAMVERG; this is encoded by the coding sequence ATGGCCGAGACCGCCAGGGGCGCCGCACATGACAGTGTGTGGCTGGAAGGCAAGGCACGTCGGCGTGGCCGTGGCGGGGGCCAGCCCTCCGGGCTCGACCGGAACCGGATCACCGAGGCCACCGTCCGCCTGCTGGACGCGGAGGGGCTCGCCAAGTTCTCCATGCGGCGGCTGGCGGCCGAGCTGAACGTGACGGCGATGTCGGTGTACTGGTACGTCGACACCAAGGACGACCTGCTCGAACTCGCCCTGGACACGGCCTTCGGCGAGCTGGCGGAGCTGCTTCCCGACCCGGAGGACGAGAACGCCGACTGGCGCGAGCAGGTGCGTGCGCTGGCGACGGCGTACCGAGGACTGCTGGTCCGCCACCCCTGGCTGTCCCCGCTCGCCGGCCGCTATCTCAACATCGGCCCGAACTCGGTGGCGTTCTCCCGGACGGTCCAGCGGGTCGTGCGCCGTACCGGCCTGCCCGCGCACGGCATCACCGGCGCGATCTCGGCCGTCTTCCAGTTCGTGTACGGCTACGGCACGATCGAGGGTCACTTCTTCGCGCGGGTCGCCGACACCGGCCTGACCCCCGACGAGTACTTCCGGCAGGCCATGACCGCGACCGCCGACGCCCCGCGGACCGCCGAGATCATCGAGGAGTCGAAGAACCTCATGGCGGCCCGCGGCGGTGACACGGTCGAGGAGATGCTGGCCCGGGACTTCGCCTTCGCCCTCGACCTGCTGATCGCGGGCATCGAGGCGATGGTCGAACGCGGCTGA
- a CDS encoding PPOX class F420-dependent oxidoreductase produces the protein MAPNIATNTKVSLDELLDFVRPRHRAILLTRRADGSSQASPLTCGVDDSGRIVVSTYPERAKTRNAKRDERVGVLVLSDDWDGPWVQIDGTAEVIDAPDSVEALVEYYRNIAGEHPDWDEYRQAMLKQGKSIIRVTPRRWGPVATGGFPARLVADQDA, from the coding sequence ATGGCACCGAACATCGCGACGAACACCAAGGTCTCCCTGGACGAGCTGCTGGACTTCGTACGGCCCCGGCACCGCGCGATCCTGCTGACCCGGCGCGCCGACGGCAGCTCCCAGGCCTCGCCGCTGACCTGCGGGGTCGACGACTCCGGGCGGATCGTCGTCTCCACCTACCCCGAGCGGGCCAAGACGCGCAACGCCAAGCGGGACGAGCGGGTCGGCGTCCTCGTGCTGAGCGACGACTGGGACGGACCGTGGGTCCAGATCGACGGCACGGCCGAGGTGATCGACGCGCCGGACTCCGTCGAGGCGCTGGTGGAGTACTACCGCAACATCGCCGGCGAGCACCCGGACTGGGACGAGTACCGGCAGGCGATGCTGAAGCAGGGCAAGTCGATCATCCGGGTCACGCCGCGGCGATGGGGGCCGGTGGCGACCGGAGGCTTCCCCGCGCGACTGGTCGCCGACCAGGACGCCTGA
- a CDS encoding YceI family protein produces the protein MGLTAKIRTRDGWAVSHAVVTVTDMVGGQVLRAEADAEGAVRDATALAPGAYTVIVTAVGYAPAAASAIVTASNRAEVGTVTLARQGGTELPPPGPWTVDPAHSTVGAVAQHLGISSVRGRFTEFTAAMEVAPDDVAKSRVEAVIRAASIDTGNAMRDTHLRSADFLDAEKYPEITYRSTGLTPAGPDRWTVHGDLSLHGVARPVDLDLAYLGTGSDPWGGTRAAFRATAELHREDFAMNYNQVVQAGIAAIGTTLKVELDVQAVQGDALPQS, from the coding sequence ATGGGACTGACCGCGAAGATCCGTACGCGGGACGGGTGGGCCGTGTCGCACGCGGTCGTCACGGTGACCGACATGGTGGGCGGCCAGGTGCTGCGCGCCGAGGCGGACGCCGAAGGAGCCGTACGGGACGCGACCGCGCTGGCCCCGGGGGCGTACACGGTCATCGTCACGGCCGTCGGGTACGCGCCCGCGGCCGCGAGCGCGATCGTGACGGCGAGCAATCGGGCCGAGGTGGGGACCGTCACGCTGGCCCGGCAGGGCGGCACGGAACTGCCCCCGCCCGGGCCCTGGACCGTCGACCCGGCGCATTCCACGGTCGGCGCGGTCGCCCAGCACCTGGGCATCTCCAGCGTGCGCGGGCGGTTCACGGAGTTCACGGCGGCGATGGAGGTCGCCCCGGACGATGTCGCCAAGTCCCGCGTGGAGGCGGTGATCCGGGCGGCCTCCATCGACACGGGCAACGCCATGCGCGACACCCACCTGCGCTCGGCGGACTTCCTGGACGCCGAGAAGTATCCGGAGATCACCTACCGCTCCACCGGCCTGACCCCGGCCGGTCCCGACCGCTGGACCGTCCACGGGGACCTGTCCCTGCACGGTGTCGCCCGCCCCGTCGACCTGGACCTCGCCTACCTCGGCACCGGCTCCGACCCCTGGGGCGGCACCCGGGCCGCCTTCCGGGCCACTGCGGAGCTGCACCGCGAGGACTTCGCGATGAACTACAACCAGGTCGTCCAGGCGGGCATCGCGGCCATCGGCACGACCCTGAAGGTGGAGCTGGACGTCCAGGCGGTACAGGGGGACGCGCTCCCCCAGTCGTAG